The following is a genomic window from Niabella soli DSM 19437.
TTCAACACGGCTACAACGCTTTCCAGTGGCGTGTTGCCGGCACGCTCGCCCATGCCGTTGATGGTGAGGTGCAATCCTGTGACGCCGGCATTTACGGCTTCCAGGGCATTGGCAACGCTCAGGTCGTAATCGTTGTGTCCGTGAAAATCGAAATGAAGGGTGGGGTAGCGCTGAATAATTTCATGAAGGTATGCATAGGTTTCTGAGGGGATCAGCACGCCCAGTGTATCCGGCAGCATTATGCGCTGGACGGGTTGGGTCGCTAAAAAGTTGAGGTATTGAAACACATATTCTTTTGAATGGCGCATGCCATTGCTCCAGTCCTCCAGGTATACGTTAACGGCAATTCCTTTTTTATTGGCCGATTTAACAACGGCCGCAATTTCTTTAAAATGCTGTTCCGGCGTTTTCTTTAATTGATGGGTCAAATGGTTCAGCGACCCCTTGCTGAGCAGGTTCATTACTTTTGCTCCCGCTTTTTGCATCCAGTTGATGGAGGTGTCGCCATCCACAAAAGTGAGCACTTCTATTTTATCCAGGTGCCCGTTTTGCGCTGCCCATTCGGTGATGCGTTTCACCGCCTGGAACTCGCCTTCAGATACGCGTGCCGACGCGATCTCGATCCGGTTTACCTTTACTTCGGTCAATAATAACTGTGCGATCGTTAATTTCTCCGATGCTGAAAAGGATACGCCGCTGGTTTGTTCCCCGTCGCGCAGGGTGGTATCCATTATTTCAATGTGTCGTTGCTTCATCTTTTCGGGCTAAGAGCTAAAAAATATTCTTTAAACCGGGGAGGCGGTAAGTCGGTATGTAATCTTTTCCGCCTTCCCGTATTTCCCGGCAATCTTCGGTTCGTGGCTTTTGCGTCAGCCCAATTGTCTAGTATAAACTTTTTGCTGCAAAGGCTTTGATGTCTTCTTTTGCTGACTGCAAATAGTCGATATCATCAAAGCCATTCAGCATATTATGCTTTTTATAGCCATTGATATCAAAACTTTCTTTTTCGCCGGTGGCTAAAATGGTGATAGTCTGCTCCGGAAGGTTTACCTCGATTTCAGCTTTGGGATCTGCTTCGATGGCCTTAAATATTTTGTCCACGAATGCTTCGCTAACGGTTACGGGCAACAGGCCAATGTTTAATGAATTTCCTTTAAAGATATCAGCGAAAAAGCTGGAGACAACACAGCGAAAACCGTAGTCATAAATTGCCCAGGCTGCATGTTCGCGGCTGCTGCCGCTGCCAAAATTTTTACCACCTACCAGGATCTTCCCGGAGTAAATGGGGTTGTTTAACACAAAATCTTTTTTTGGAGTATCATCACTGTTATACCGCCAGTCGCGGAACAGGTTATCGCCAAAACCCTTGCGCTCTGTTGCTTTCAGAAAGCGCGCAGGAATGATCTGATCCGTATCCACATTCTCAATGGGCAAAGGAACTGCTGTGGAAGTGAGTACTGTAAATTTATCGTAAGCCATTTTTCTTAATTTCTGATTTTTAATTTCTGATTTCTGATTTTTCCCGATGCAACTGGTGTTGCTTTTTGTTGTGCCGTACAAGAGTGTCCCGATAGCCATCGGGACAACGAAGCTGATAGTAGTGCTAAAGCCGGGTAAATAGATACGAGGCGCTATTGACCATTGACTATTAACTATTCACTTCTGCCATCAACTCCCGTGGATCGGTTACCACACCCGTTACTGCTACTGCTGCCGCCACATAAGGACTGGCCAGCAACGTGCGGGCACCGGGGCCCTGACGACCTTCGAAGTTGCGGTTGCTGGTGCTTACCGCGTATTTGCCGGCAGGGATCTTGTCCTCGTTCATCGCCAGGCAGGCGGAACATCCGGGCTGACGTAATTCAAACCCCGCTTCATTTAAAATATCCAGGATGCCTTCTTCCTTAATCTGCGCTTCAACAATATGCGAGCCGGGCACCAGCCAGGCGGTGATATTTTCGGCTTTCTTTTTTCCTTTTACAATGGAGGCAAAGGCACGGAAATCTTCGATGCGGCCATTGGTACAGCTACCCAGGAATACATAGTCGATTTGTTTACCGATCAGGGGCTGGCCTTCTTCAAAATTCATATAAGCCAGCGATTTTTTATAAGAGGCTTCGCCGTCTTTTACTTCTGTTGCTTTGGGTATAGAATGGGTGATGCCTGTACCCAACCCCGGGTTGGTGCCGTAGGTGATCTGCGGTTCAATATCGGCCGCATCAAAATGCAGTTCTTTGTCAAACGCAGCACCAGCATCGGTTTTCAGCGTTTTCCAGTAAGCCAAAGCTTTATCCCAGGCTTCACCTTTGGGCGCTTTATCTTTCCCGTTCACATAATCAAAAGTGGTTTGATCCGGAGCGATCATACCACCACGCGCGCCCATTTCGATGGACATATTACAAACGGTCATACGCCCTTCCATGCTCATGTTTTCAAAAACCTCCCCTGCATATTCTACAAAATACCCGGTAGCGCCGCTTGCGGTGATCTGGGAGATCATATACAAGGCCACATCTTTTGGTAATACGCCCCTGCCCAGTTTACCGTTGATGGTGATGCGCATTTTTTTGGGCTTGGGCTGCATGATGCATTGAGAAGACAGCACCATTTCTACCTCTGACGTACCAATACCAAAAGCGATACAACCAAAAGCACCATGTGTTGAAGTATGGGAGTCGCCGCAAACGATGGTCATGCCGGGCTGGGTGATGCCATTTTCCGGTCCTACCACGTGCACGATACCGTTTTTAGGACTTCCCAGCGCCCAAAGCGAGATACCCCATTTGGTGGCATTACTGGAAAGTGCTGCTAACTGGTTTGCTGATAAGGGATCTTTAACCGGTTGGTCCTGGTTAAGAGTGGGCGTATTATGATCTGCCGTCGCAAATGTGCGTTGCGGATATAACACAGGAAGGTTTCTTTTTTCCAGTCCCAGGAAGGCCACAGGGCTGGTTACCTCGTGGATAAAATGACGATCGATAAACAATACATCCGGGCCATCCTCAATATGGCGTACCTGGTGTGCGTCCCAAACCTTATCAAACAAAGTAGTAGCGTTGCTCATGCTGTAAAACTTATTTTTAATAAACTAATGAATCCCTAACTATGAGGGTCTGTAAAATTAGAAATATTTTTAGAGAAACATTCCGTTATTGGATGGTATTTAGCATTTTGAGCGAAACAGTAGAAATTTTGGAAGATGTAAAAAATCCGGATGAGATTGGGTCCCAAAAAACAGGGTGGTATATCAGAAAGTATTTTTGTAAATAATTGATAATAAATATATTATAATTAATTTTATTTAATTATCGGAGAGCAGATTACGATGCGGATCACTAAGGACGCACCTTTGGGTAGCGTATCTGCTGGAAAAATAAATGGCTACTGCCGCTTCAGCGCATATATTTCGCCAACCCCGTTTTTGCTTAAAATCGATAAAAACAAACTGTCACCTTTCTGCTGCAGAGCGTACTTATTGTTAAACAGTACGACAAAGCCGGATGAATAGGGGACCACGGGCAGTGAAATAGTGTTAATAAAAGCGACACTATCGCCTGAAACCTGGTAAGTGCCGCGGTTTATTCCAATGGTGACGGAACCATTTACGATTACCGTATCATTAGGAGTGGCGCTCCATATGCCGTTGTTTAGCAGGAGCTGTATCTTTTGGGGGGGAATGGGGGCAAAAGAAGGCATTACCCGCTGGAAGGTTCCCTCATAATTTCCATTAAGGGCGCTTGAATTATAGCCTGACTTACTACAGGAGATCAGGCAACAAGTAATAACAATTGATAAAAGCGTTTTCATATGACCCCGTTTTTGATAACTGACGCAGTTTTGGAAGAATGTGCAACAGGTTTCCCCCAGATTTGCACAGATTTTAAAAGTGTTCTGTGAGAATCTGTGTAATCCGTGAGCCATATAATTGCGATTAAGCAGTTGGTTATTTATATTTTTTTCTCACAGATTCCGCAGATTTGCACAGATTGTAAAAAGCGTTCTGTGAGAATCTGTGTAGTCTGTGAGCCGGCTGCTCTTCAACATTAAATAAAGCATGTTATTCAACCTGGAGTTGCTTCCGCATCACATAATCGTTCATAAAATAACCATTCCCGATGTTATTGTCTTCTTCTTTTACGATCTCGTATCCCTGGCTTTTGTAAAAATCAACCGCTTTATTATGGCGGTTTACATTCAGATAAAGATAAGTGGCACCATAGTTCTTTACAATTTCTTCCATTGATCGTAACTGGAATTTTCCCAGGCCCCTGCCATGTAATTTTTGTGAAAGATAGATCTTGTGCAATTTATAAGCGGTTTCGTCTTTGCGCTCAATGGCCGTGTAACCTACATCAACACTATCAACATTCAGTATATAAAAGGCAACACCCCGCTCCATTTCTTTTTCTAAAACGTCGACTGCGTACATCATTTGCAGCATATAATCTATTTGCTCCGGCGAAAGAATGGCGGCAAAGGCTTTGGGCCAGATGTCCAGCGCAAGCTGATGCAGCAGCCCTGCTTCCCCGTTTTGCAATTTTCGGATCCCGGTCATCCCTCAAAGATAGGAGAACCCACAAAAAAACCGCTTCAAAAGAAGCGGTTCCCTGTTTAGTGTTGTATAGCTTAGAATTTATAACCCACCGAAATTCCGAATGCGGAATTTTTGAATTTACCGTCAGGCTTTTGTCCGTTAACATTGGGTGCAATATTTACCAGACCTAACTGCCCGTTCAACTGGAACGAAAGTTTGTTTGCAAATTCATATCCTACCAATAAATTGGCGCCAGCATCAAAGGGTTTACCGTAGAT
Proteins encoded in this region:
- the leuD gene encoding 3-isopropylmalate dehydratase small subunit → MAYDKFTVLTSTAVPLPIENVDTDQIIPARFLKATERKGFGDNLFRDWRYNSDDTPKKDFVLNNPIYSGKILVGGKNFGSGSSREHAAWAIYDYGFRCVVSSFFADIFKGNSLNIGLLPVTVSEAFVDKIFKAIEADPKAEIEVNLPEQTITILATGEKESFDINGYKKHNMLNGFDDIDYLQSAKEDIKAFAAKSLY
- the leuC gene encoding 3-isopropylmalate dehydratase large subunit — protein: MSNATTLFDKVWDAHQVRHIEDGPDVLFIDRHFIHEVTSPVAFLGLEKRNLPVLYPQRTFATADHNTPTLNQDQPVKDPLSANQLAALSSNATKWGISLWALGSPKNGIVHVVGPENGITQPGMTIVCGDSHTSTHGAFGCIAFGIGTSEVEMVLSSQCIMQPKPKKMRITINGKLGRGVLPKDVALYMISQITASGATGYFVEYAGEVFENMSMEGRMTVCNMSIEMGARGGMIAPDQTTFDYVNGKDKAPKGEAWDKALAYWKTLKTDAGAAFDKELHFDAADIEPQITYGTNPGLGTGITHSIPKATEVKDGEASYKKSLAYMNFEEGQPLIGKQIDYVFLGSCTNGRIEDFRAFASIVKGKKKAENITAWLVPGSHIVEAQIKEEGILDILNEAGFELRQPGCSACLAMNEDKIPAGKYAVSTSNRNFEGRQGPGARTLLASPYVAAAVAVTGVVTDPRELMAEVNS
- a CDS encoding GNAT family N-acetyltransferase, translated to MTGIRKLQNGEAGLLHQLALDIWPKAFAAILSPEQIDYMLQMMYAVDVLEKEMERGVAFYILNVDSVDVGYTAIERKDETAYKLHKIYLSQKLHGRGLGKFQLRSMEEIVKNYGATYLYLNVNRHNKAVDFYKSQGYEIVKEEDNNIGNGYFMNDYVMRKQLQVE